In Marinitoga hydrogenitolerans DSM 16785, a single window of DNA contains:
- a CDS encoding transposase family protein: protein MKEIIKMLDKSLKYIKHEIKEDTIYIYVKSKKKKAKCPVCGEETDKVHSKYTRSFQDLPIGGKKVTIILEMRIFKCKNKEC from the coding sequence ATGAAAGAAATAATAAAAATGCTGGATAAAAGTTTAAAGTATATAAAACATGAAATAAAAGAAGACACAATATATATTTATGTAAAATCAAAAAAGAAAAAAGCAAAATGTCCAGTATGTGGAGAAGAAACAGATAAAGTACATTCAAAATACACAAGAAGCTTTCAGGATTTACCAATAGGAGGAAAAAAGGTAACAATAATATTGGAAATGAGAATATTTAAATGTAAAAACAAAGAATGC